A portion of the Algisphaera agarilytica genome contains these proteins:
- a CDS encoding sialate O-acetylesterase translates to MTNRLSLFACAVFVLSLSASALELPAIFSDHMVLQRGISVPVWGTAEPVQEVTVKLAGMEVQAIADEKGDWRVDLPAMVASFKPVVLTVEAGGSSGEAKKRFEDILVGEVWHCSGQSNMGWVVSNSANAKEEIAAADHPEIRLFRVPERALPEPDEMGEGQWKLCSPDTIGPFSAVAYYFGRKLQQDLDVPVGLVLTSWGGTPAEAFASRASLEAQPQLQDYVQRYDKDLDVLAEKRAGSPGWEELPTNHQDPGPDDTERLAAPDLDDRDWAQQSMPSGYSQNIFRRSDGVFWVRRKVTIPESWIGQSLELRLARIRQTDIAFVNGHEVGRTAGENPHYVQRNYTVPAEQVDTTELTIAVRIFDPGGLGGVFGSPAAMYIQPKGNAEERISLAGPWRLLNHVAMSPDAIRSGFELSWGPNHRPAHLFNAMIHPVAPFAHRGVIWYQGESNLGRHESYDTLMKKVIEDWRTLWDQPGEARETPFLAVQLANYTSPPAQPGESSWASLRDMQHTTAKTHPNTYLATAIDIGDAADIHPRNKQEVGRRLALIAERRVYGDESVVDQGPTFTVAEAAGESSPRTMRIHFDHAEGLATSNGETPRGFAVQVEADGKWVWAESAEIEGHSVLVHAPEGIEAPFAVRYGWANNPTDGPRGINLVNAAGLPAFPFQALQ, encoded by the coding sequence ATGACCAATCGCCTTTCGCTGTTTGCGTGCGCTGTTTTTGTGCTTTCACTGTCGGCGTCGGCTTTGGAGCTTCCCGCGATCTTCTCGGATCACATGGTGCTGCAACGCGGCATATCGGTGCCGGTGTGGGGCACGGCCGAGCCGGTGCAGGAGGTGACGGTGAAGTTGGCGGGGATGGAGGTCCAAGCGATCGCGGATGAAAAGGGCGATTGGCGAGTCGATCTGCCGGCGATGGTGGCGAGCTTCAAGCCTGTGGTCCTGACCGTCGAAGCCGGGGGTTCGTCCGGCGAGGCGAAGAAACGTTTTGAGGACATCCTGGTCGGCGAGGTTTGGCACTGCTCGGGGCAATCCAACATGGGCTGGGTGGTCTCCAACTCCGCCAACGCGAAGGAAGAAATCGCCGCGGCGGACCACCCCGAGATCCGCTTGTTCCGGGTGCCCGAGCGGGCCTTGCCCGAGCCGGACGAGATGGGCGAGGGGCAATGGAAGCTGTGCTCGCCCGACACCATCGGGCCGTTCTCGGCGGTGGCGTATTACTTCGGGCGCAAGCTGCAGCAAGACCTGGACGTGCCGGTCGGTCTGGTGTTGACGTCGTGGGGCGGCACACCAGCCGAGGCCTTCGCGTCCCGCGCGTCGCTCGAAGCCCAACCGCAACTGCAAGACTATGTGCAGCGTTACGACAAGGACCTGGATGTCTTGGCCGAGAAACGCGCCGGTTCCCCCGGTTGGGAGGAGTTGCCCACCAACCACCAGGACCCGGGTCCCGACGACACAGAGCGATTGGCTGCTCCGGACTTGGATGACCGCGATTGGGCTCAGCAGAGCATGCCTTCCGGCTACAGCCAGAACATCTTCCGTCGCAGCGACGGCGTCTTCTGGGTTCGTCGCAAGGTCACCATCCCCGAATCGTGGATAGGACAGTCGTTGGAGCTTCGGCTCGCTCGGATCCGTCAGACCGACATCGCTTTCGTCAACGGCCACGAGGTCGGGCGCACCGCGGGCGAGAATCCGCATTACGTGCAGCGCAACTACACCGTGCCCGCCGAGCAGGTGGACACCACCGAGCTGACCATCGCCGTGCGCATCTTCGACCCCGGCGGATTGGGCGGGGTCTTCGGCTCGCCGGCCGCGATGTACATCCAGCCCAAGGGCAACGCCGAAGAACGTATTTCCCTGGCCGGACCGTGGCGTTTGCTGAATCACGTGGCGATGTCGCCCGACGCGATCCGCAGCGGCTTCGAGTTGTCCTGGGGGCCCAACCATCGGCCCGCGCATCTGTTCAACGCCATGATCCACCCCGTGGCCCCGTTCGCGCACCGCGGCGTGATCTGGTACCAGGGCGAATCCAACCTCGGGCGACACGAATCCTACGACACGCTGATGAAAAAGGTGATCGAGGATTGGCGCACGCTCTGGGACCAACCCGGCGAGGCACGCGAGACGCCGTTCCTGGCGGTGCAGTTGGCCAACTACACCTCGCCACCGGCCCAGCCCGGCGAGAGTAGCTGGGCGTCGCTGCGGGATATGCAACACACAACCGCCAAGACCCACCCTAACACGTATCTCGCCACCGCGATCGACATCGGCGACGCGGCCGACATCCACCCGCGCAACAAGCAAGAGGTGGGGCGGCGGCTGGCGTTGATCGCCGAACGTCGTGTCTATGGCGACGAGTCCGTGGTGGATCAGGGCCCGACGTTCACCGTCGCCGAGGCGGCCGGCGAAAGCTCGCCACGCACGATGCGCATCCATTTCGACCACGCCGAAGGCTTGGCCACCTCCAACGGTGAGACGCCACGCGGCTTTGCGGTCCAAGTCGAGGCGGACGGGAAATGGGTCTGGGCAGAATCTGCCGAGATCGAGGGCCACAGCGTCTTGGTTCACGCCCCCGAAGGCATCGAGGCCCCGTTCGCCGTCCGCTACGGCTGGGCCAACAACCCGACCGACGGGCCTCGCGGGATCAACCTCGTCAACGCCGCGGGCCTGCCTGCTTTCCCATTCCAGGCGCTTCAGTAA
- a CDS encoding TolB family protein encodes MSGYETACRLLNPRLGFAVVLVAALALVGCTSKLLVTSSPSGATVTVTDPGGRLLASGPSPLLAELEFSEKNNKTYTVEVMPTTLQAERYLPGQQTIDTAGYNALEEGADKSRTLSFTLEEKPYVPVPVVEVLLTPKGKWVGVLSKTRSFKDITEAGGAVPTLIVDFGENRGIQGLAISPEGDRLVYSEAVYASPLSALDAESLSLEDQRVYTLKGANLRAINIVGGGVQHITTEDFQDMFPSFSADGERILFSSNRRGDLLGILGIKANGRSGISDIYVNHRNGMVLKPTSAADGTVAFSVVNLDPVRQIVTDQQVWTHYGPNEFPTQITRGESPAISPEGQHIAFINPDDGNLWVIDPDGSNGIQLTSGANAIMKRYRQSLSNTERMLFDANRTADLELIKPFSNPSWSPDGRYILYTSMEGTDPTGRPNEDIWMMRADGTDKQQLTTNGSSDRFPLMSPDGKEIYFLSNRGESWSIWRIPFGIQE; translated from the coding sequence ATGAGTGGATACGAAACAGCTTGCCGCCTGCTGAACCCGAGATTGGGGTTCGCGGTGGTGTTGGTCGCGGCGCTGGCCCTAGTCGGCTGCACCAGCAAGCTCCTGGTCACCTCGTCGCCCAGCGGCGCGACCGTCACGGTGACCGACCCCGGCGGGCGTCTGTTGGCGTCCGGCCCCTCGCCACTCTTGGCCGAGCTGGAGTTTTCCGAGAAGAACAACAAGACCTACACCGTGGAGGTCATGCCCACGACCCTGCAGGCCGAGCGTTATCTGCCGGGCCAGCAGACGATCGACACCGCGGGGTACAACGCGCTCGAAGAAGGGGCCGACAAATCCCGCACGCTGTCGTTCACGCTGGAAGAGAAGCCTTACGTGCCCGTGCCGGTGGTCGAGGTGCTGCTCACGCCCAAGGGCAAGTGGGTCGGCGTGCTGAGCAAGACGCGGTCGTTCAAGGACATCACCGAGGCCGGCGGGGCGGTGCCCACGCTGATCGTGGACTTCGGCGAGAACCGCGGCATCCAGGGCCTGGCCATCTCGCCCGAAGGTGACCGCTTGGTCTACTCCGAAGCGGTCTACGCCAGCCCGCTGAGTGCCCTCGACGCCGAGAGCCTGAGCCTCGAAGACCAGCGCGTCTACACCCTCAAGGGCGCGAACCTGCGGGCGATCAATATCGTCGGCGGCGGGGTCCAGCACATCACCACCGAAGACTTCCAGGACATGTTCCCCAGCTTCAGCGCCGACGGCGAGCGCATCCTGTTCTCGTCCAACCGACGCGGCGACCTGCTGGGCATCCTCGGCATCAAGGCCAACGGCCGGTCCGGCATCTCCGACATCTACGTCAACCACCGCAACGGCATGGTGCTCAAGCCCACCTCCGCGGCCGACGGCACCGTCGCCTTCAGCGTGGTCAACCTCGACCCGGTCCGCCAAATCGTGACCGATCAGCAAGTCTGGACGCACTACGGCCCCAACGAGTTCCCCACCCAGATCACCCGCGGCGAGTCGCCCGCGATCTCGCCCGAGGGCCAGCACATCGCCTTCATCAACCCCGACGACGGCAACCTCTGGGTGATCGACCCCGACGGCAGCAACGGGATCCAGCTCACCAGCGGCGCCAACGCGATCATGAAACGCTACCGCCAGTCGCTCTCCAACACCGAGCGGATGCTGTTCGATGCGAACCGCACCGCGGACCTGGAATTGATCAAGCCGTTCAGCAATCCTTCGTGGTCGCCCGACGGCCGGTACATCCTGTACACCTCGATGGAAGGCACCGACCCCACCGGCCGCCCGAACGAAGACATCTGGATGATGCGGGCCGACGGCACCGACAAGCAGCAGCTCACGACCAACGGCAGCTCCGACCGCTTCCCCCTGATGTCGCCCGACGGCAAGGAGATCTACTTCCTGTCGAACCGCGGCGAGAGCTGGTCCATCTGGCGGATCCCGTTCGGGATTCAGGAATAA
- the thiS gene encoding sulfur carrier protein ThiS, producing MKLTINGQPQDVAADRVDTLLEALGMAGQAVAVELNKDVVPKRDHATTPLKDGDVLELVTLVGGG from the coding sequence ATGAAACTAACCATCAACGGACAACCCCAGGACGTCGCGGCCGACCGCGTGGACACGCTGCTGGAGGCTTTGGGCATGGCCGGCCAGGCCGTGGCGGTCGAGCTGAACAAGGACGTCGTGCCCAAACGGGACCACGCGACGACCCCGCTCAAAGACGGCGACGTGCTGGAGCTGGTCACCCTCGTGGGTGGGGGTTGA
- a CDS encoding class I SAM-dependent methyltransferase encodes MSDSHPQTNASMSEPETSKLYDLWAKFYDHTFGALVHKRQHRALKQLRHQPGDRVLDLGVGTGMTLGHYPRDMQVVGMDLSPGMLAKAQQKVDEQGLDHVQLLLGNALETPFADHSFDHVVISHTISVVSEPNKLLHEAKRLVKPDGRIIVLNHFRSYKPVVSWFERITNPIFVKIGWRSDLRLEECLEGVGLRVLYHFKMSTVDFWQIVVLTPRMRSLSPAA; translated from the coding sequence ATGAGTGATTCCCATCCCCAAACCAACGCCTCGATGAGCGAGCCCGAGACGAGCAAGCTCTACGACCTGTGGGCCAAGTTCTACGACCACACGTTTGGGGCCCTGGTCCACAAACGACAACACCGTGCCCTCAAGCAACTCCGCCACCAGCCGGGCGACCGTGTGCTGGACCTGGGCGTAGGCACCGGCATGACCCTCGGGCACTACCCCCGGGACATGCAGGTCGTGGGCATGGACCTCTCGCCGGGCATGCTCGCCAAGGCGCAGCAGAAGGTCGACGAGCAGGGCCTGGACCACGTCCAGCTCCTGCTGGGCAACGCCCTGGAAACACCCTTTGCCGACCACAGCTTCGACCACGTGGTCATCAGCCACACGATCAGCGTGGTGAGCGAGCCCAACAAACTGCTGCACGAGGCCAAACGCTTGGTGAAGCCCGACGGCCGGATCATCGTGCTCAACCACTTCCGCTCGTACAAACCTGTCGTGAGCTGGTTCGAACGCATCACCAACCCGATCTTCGTGAAGATCGGCTGGCGGTCGGACCTACGTCTCGAGGAATGCCTCGAAGGCGTCGGCCTCCGCGTGCTGTACCACTTCAAGATGAGCACCGTCGACTTCTGGCAGATCGTCGTGCTCACCCCACGGATGCGTTCGCTCTCGCCCGCCGCCTAA
- a CDS encoding sialate O-acetylesterase translates to MDDHWFVIQEIGSNMMNRLPLFVCTFFVFSVPALALELPAIFSDHMVLQRNMPVPVWGTSEPGQSITVTFGEVEAATVAGENGVWRVDLPAMEANADPVVLSVVAGDGKDEVSKRFKNVLVGEVWHCSGQSNMRWKVMNAAGAEAEIAAADYPLIRHFSNPMVSKAEPQFSTGGQWQVASPETIGGFSAVGFYFGRALFESQGVPIGLYQTAWGGASAEAYTSRQSLESSPVTAGVVLEYDEKLAAASHDKPVKKQHIPAALWNGMIHPVAPFAHRGVIWYQGENNANRGVPLEYRTLLPMMIEDWRELWSQPGEARDFPFLIVQLASFRKHPAQPPAYDDWAELRDSQAAVAAATKNTWATTAIDLGDANDIHPRNKQDVGRRFARLAERYVYGNKSVVPVGPQMYAIGYDSTEPGVATVRWNFAEGLTTTDDQPPRGFAIRRNPESNWVWANAEIEPRKRDTVRLTHPEGFDGPFEIRYAFSVNPADGPQGINLVNAEGLPAMPFRTDPVPTLD, encoded by the coding sequence TTGGACGATCATTGGTTCGTTATTCAAGAAATCGGGTCCAACATGATGAATCGCTTACCCCTGTTTGTGTGTACTTTTTTTGTGTTCTCCGTGCCTGCGTTGGCTTTGGAGCTTCCCGCGATCTTCTCGGATCACATGGTGCTGCAACGCAACATGCCGGTGCCGGTATGGGGTACGTCCGAGCCCGGGCAGAGCATTACCGTGACCTTCGGCGAAGTCGAGGCCGCCACAGTCGCTGGTGAGAATGGTGTTTGGCGAGTCGATCTACCGGCGATGGAGGCAAACGCGGATCCGGTGGTGCTTTCCGTGGTGGCTGGCGATGGCAAGGACGAAGTGTCGAAGCGCTTTAAGAATGTCCTGGTGGGCGAGGTCTGGCACTGCTCGGGGCAATCGAACATGCGTTGGAAGGTGATGAACGCCGCTGGCGCCGAGGCCGAGATCGCCGCGGCGGACTACCCGCTCATCCGCCACTTCAGTAATCCGATGGTTTCGAAAGCCGAGCCGCAGTTCAGCACCGGTGGACAATGGCAGGTGGCCTCGCCGGAAACGATCGGCGGCTTTTCTGCGGTGGGTTTCTACTTCGGCCGGGCGTTATTCGAATCGCAGGGTGTGCCGATTGGGCTCTACCAGACGGCCTGGGGCGGTGCGAGTGCCGAGGCCTATACGTCACGGCAGAGCCTGGAGTCGAGCCCGGTGACCGCGGGGGTGGTTCTGGAGTACGACGAGAAACTTGCGGCCGCCAGCCACGACAAGCCCGTCAAGAAACAACACATCCCCGCGGCACTCTGGAACGGCATGATCCACCCGGTGGCGCCGTTCGCGCATCGCGGCGTGATCTGGTACCAGGGCGAGAACAACGCCAACCGCGGGGTTCCGCTGGAGTACCGCACGCTGCTGCCGATGATGATCGAAGACTGGCGTGAGCTGTGGTCTCAGCCGGGGGAAGCACGCGACTTCCCTTTTTTGATTGTGCAGTTAGCCAGCTTTCGTAAGCATCCCGCCCAGCCCCCGGCCTACGACGATTGGGCGGAGCTGCGCGATAGCCAGGCGGCGGTGGCGGCGGCCACCAAGAACACCTGGGCAACCACCGCGATTGACCTGGGTGATGCCAACGACATTCATCCTCGAAACAAACAAGATGTCGGTCGTCGCTTTGCGCGTCTCGCCGAGCGATACGTCTACGGAAACAAGTCGGTCGTGCCGGTGGGGCCGCAAATGTATGCCATCGGTTATGACTCGACTGAACCCGGGGTTGCGACGGTTCGCTGGAATTTTGCTGAAGGGTTGACGACGACCGACGATCAGCCCCCGCGTGGCTTTGCGATCCGCAGAAATCCCGAGTCAAACTGGGTCTGGGCTAACGCCGAGATCGAGCCGCGCAAACGAGATACCGTGCGATTGACTCATCCTGAAGGATTCGATGGACCGTTCGAAATCCGTTATGCGTTCAGTGTGAATCCCGCAGACGGCCCGCAGGGCATCAACCTCGTGAACGCTGAGGGCCTTCCCGCGATGCCGTTCCGCACTGACCCGGTGCCGACGCTCGACTGA
- a CDS encoding PEP-CTERM sorting domain-containing protein, translating into MNLRLSQRFSRPLTRTAALAGLALACGVSSANAAVTSIYSDPLDYEIRELIDPFAPPEPIRTQGWGDADVSVWNDGSTTYKTILQFDLASLAGKGDTVTNAELRMVRDVGWYPGVSVRVMGKTNNLSAALDPSAVPNTDPTTTGEYNAGDYTLITDTFATTTMGFDPVDTRFLQDVTAFVAARHAEYLLDPTKSVVLLRLEHIGMTGTDTRFYSGNNGPSLAPRINVETVPEPGSLLLMAGGALLIATRRRTQQPA; encoded by the coding sequence ATGAACCTCCGCCTTTCCCAACGATTTTCACGCCCCCTCACCCGTACCGCGGCGCTCGCCGGCCTGGCCCTGGCCTGCGGGGTTTCATCCGCTAACGCCGCGGTGACCTCGATCTACTCTGACCCGCTGGACTACGAAATCCGAGAGCTCATCGATCCCTTCGCCCCGCCCGAGCCCATCCGAACCCAGGGCTGGGGCGACGCGGACGTCAGCGTCTGGAACGACGGCAGCACGACCTACAAAACCATCCTCCAATTCGACCTCGCATCGCTGGCGGGCAAAGGCGATACCGTGACCAACGCAGAGCTCCGCATGGTCCGCGACGTGGGGTGGTACCCCGGCGTGTCGGTCCGAGTGATGGGCAAGACCAACAACCTCTCGGCCGCGCTCGACCCGTCTGCGGTGCCCAACACCGACCCGACCACCACCGGCGAATACAACGCCGGCGACTACACGCTCATCACCGACACCTTCGCCACCACGACCATGGGTTTCGACCCCGTCGACACCAGGTTCCTGCAGGACGTCACCGCGTTCGTCGCCGCACGCCACGCCGAGTACCTGCTGGACCCGACCAAATCCGTCGTGCTGCTCCGCCTCGAACACATCGGCATGACCGGCACCGACACACGTTTCTACTCGGGTAACAACGGCCCCAGCCTTGCGCCCCGGATCAACGTGGAAACCGTCCCCGAGCCGGGCAGCCTGCTCTTGATGGCCGGCGGTGCCTTGCTCATCGCGACCCGCCGCCGCACCCAGCAGCCAGCCTGA
- a CDS encoding thiazole synthase, with product MSSTTTAPVTEDQPLIVGGKTLASRLIVGTGKYKDYEQMQHALDASGASVVTVAVRRERLVDAEGRSMLEFLDTDRYTILPNTAGCFTAEDAVRVAKLGREILDQLDNPGKDWVKLEVLNDKKTLLPDPVGTLEATKELVADGFKVLCYTSDDPVMAAKLKEAGAASVMPAGSPIGSGQGVLNPNAITIILETLKDGDPDYPVILDAGVGTASDVTVAMELGADGVLLNTGIAHASDPITMASAMRHALEAGRLSYKAGRIPKKLYATASSPWDGVISYIPGE from the coding sequence ATGAGTTCCACCACGACTGCTCCCGTCACCGAAGACCAGCCGCTGATCGTCGGCGGCAAGACGCTGGCCTCGCGTCTGATTGTGGGCACGGGCAAATACAAAGACTACGAGCAGATGCAGCACGCCCTGGACGCCTCGGGGGCGTCGGTCGTGACCGTCGCGGTCCGCCGTGAACGGCTGGTCGATGCCGAGGGGCGCTCGATGCTCGAGTTCCTCGATACCGATCGCTACACCATCCTGCCCAACACCGCGGGCTGCTTCACCGCCGAGGACGCGGTGCGTGTCGCAAAGCTCGGCCGGGAGATCCTCGACCAGCTCGACAACCCCGGCAAGGACTGGGTCAAGCTCGAAGTGCTCAACGACAAGAAGACCCTGCTGCCCGACCCCGTCGGCACACTCGAAGCGACCAAAGAATTGGTCGCCGATGGATTCAAAGTGTTGTGCTACACGAGTGACGACCCCGTGATGGCGGCCAAGCTCAAGGAAGCCGGGGCGGCGAGCGTGATGCCCGCCGGCTCGCCCATCGGCAGCGGCCAGGGCGTGCTCAACCCCAACGCGATCACGATCATCCTCGAGACCCTCAAAGACGGCGACCCCGACTACCCCGTCATCCTCGACGCCGGCGTCGGCACGGCGAGCGATGTCACGGTGGCTATGGAACTCGGCGCCGACGGCGTCCTGCTCAACACCGGCATCGCCCACGCCAGCGACCCGATCACCATGGCCAGCGCCATGCGCCACGCCCTCGAAGCCGGCCGCCTGTCCTACAAAGCCGGCCGCATCCCCAAGAAGCTCTACGCCACCGCCAGTTCGCCGTGGGACGGCGTGATCAGCTACATCCCCGGGGAGTAA